TTGTATCTCACGATGGTGCAGCTGGGTTGGCAGGGATGGCCGGTATCGGTAATCACGGACGATCCGACCGAAGAGACCGTTCAGGCGGCGCTGCGCGACGGGCGCTACGGTCGTTGCGTCTACGAGTCCGACAACGACGTCGTCGACAACCAGGTCGTGATTCTCCAGTTTGCCGGCGGCAAGACCGCCTCCTTCACCATGACGGCGTTCACGGAGTACGGCTTCGATCGCAAAACGCGCCTTTTTGGGACGCGCGGCTCCATCGAGGGCGACGGCGCCACGCTGAAGGTCACCGATTTCGTGACCGGCCAGACCGAGGAGGTCGAACCGAGCTCGGTCGACGTGACCGAGGTCGGTGGGCACGGGGGAGGGGATCTCGCCCTGATGGACGCGTTCGTGTCGGCCGTCGCGCAGGGCAGTGGTGCCCCGCTGCTCTCGGGTCCGGACGAGACGCTCGAATCTCACCGGATGGTCTTCGCCGCGGAGCGCGCGCGGCGGGAGCATCGGGTCGTTGATCTCTCGCGCTAGTGCCCAGGCGTCGGCCCGATGTCGACGGCGGTGCGCTAAGACGTTCGCCAGGTCGGCTTGCGCTTCTCGAGAAAGGCGTCGATGCCCTCGACGGCGTCGTCGCTCATCATGTCGCACGCCATGACGTCGGCGGCGTACTCGTAGGCCGCGTCCGTCGCGAGGCCGATCTGGCGGTAGAACATCTGTTTGCCGCTGCGCACGGCGGTCGCGGATTTCGAGGAGATCTTCCTCGCCAATTCAACCGTCGCCGCGTCGAGGTCGTCTGCCGCGACGACGCGGTTCACCAGGCCGTACGCGAGTGCGGTGGGCGCGTCGATGAACTCCCCGGTGAAGAGCATCTCGAACGCGTGCTTGCGGGCGACGTTTCGCGAGAGGGCCACCGACGGGGTGGAGCAGAAGAGGCCAACTCCAATGCCGGATGTCGCGAACCGCGCTTCTTCGGTAGCGACGGCGAGGTCGCACGTCGCGACGAGCTGGCATCCGGCGGCCGTTGCGATGCCCTGAACGCGTGCGATCACGGGTTGGGGGAGGGTGGTCACGGAGAGCATGAGCTTGGCGCAGCGGGCGAAGAGTTCTTCGTAGTACGACTGCTCGGGCGTCGACCGCATCTGTCGAAGGTCGTGACCGGCGGAGAAGGCGCGCCCGTCCCCAGCGAGAATGACGACACGGACCGCCGTTTCCTGGCCGGTCTCGGTGAGCTCTGCGAGGAGAGCGTCGATCATCTCGGAGGACAGCGGGTTGAGCTGGCGCGGTCGGTTCAGGGTCAGCGTACGGATGCCGTCTTCGTCGTGTCGCAGGACGAGCGGTTCTGGCTGCGCTTCGGTCGTCATGTGCTCGAGTTGATCACAGGTGCGGAGGAGCGGCTAGGAATCCGTTCTCGCTTCGGGCTGGGCCGTCGTCGTCGTGGGGCGCAGGAGGTCCGGCTCGATGTACATCGGCCCGACAATTGGCACGGCCGACCGGATCGCGACTTCGAGCGCGTCGATCGCGTGGGCGATCTCGGTGGTCGACATCCCCCGTTTGAACTCGACCTTCGCGCCGACCAGGAGTTCCTCCGGCCCGATGTGCTGCGTGC
This DNA window, taken from Candidatus Binatia bacterium, encodes the following:
- a CDS encoding enoyl-CoA hydratase, coding for MTTEAQPEPLVLRHDEDGIRTLTLNRPRQLNPLSSEMIDALLAELTETGQETAVRVVILAGDGRAFSAGHDLRQMRSTPEQSYYEELFARCAKLMLSVTTLPQPVIARVQGIATAAGCQLVATCDLAVATEEARFATSGIGVGLFCSTPSVALSRNVARKHAFEMLFTGEFIDAPTALAYGLVNRVVAADDLDAATVELARKISSKSATAVRSGKQMFYRQIGLATDAAYEYAADVMACDMMSDDAVEGIDAFLEKRKPTWRTS